The genomic segment CCTaatgattcatttaaaattgtttactAACTTTCAATAAGTAGTTTCAGTCCTACACCTAATGGCAGTCATGCAAATTCAATATTTTCTTGTGATGACAAATGATCTAGAAAGTAGTTCATGATTTGTGCAGATCACTGGGAACCTTTTAAGGAAAAGTAATACTTTCATTGTGTTTATCAGAATGTGACAAAACACAATCCACAGTCAACATGAAACAGATAACAATTAAGTGAACTTGAGCAAACGCATGTCAAAGTGACAGCTAAGAACATGTTCTTACAAGATGTCCCTTTAATTGATACTAATTGTGACAGATGGTAAATGGCTGAATAGGACAGGAATAgtaagatcatttttaaaaaatatacttttaatATAATCGATAAAGCAGTCTGGAATGTGGatgtaaaaaaacagaacaaaaaaaaacttatgtatgaaaacatttaattatgaGGTTTatgaaatcataataaaaaactgaaagccACAACGCATATGCTATCGGTTGCAAGCCGGAATTCATGAACAGAAAGCTAACAGGAGGGAAAAACTTATATCAGTACAGCTGCtacaatgtttacattttcaagTCTAAGTTATCAGTTACTTTAGCATTTTGGGGCTTTGCTAACGTTAGCCGGGCCTAGCCGGGGTTTAAGCATAACGTTAGATTTCGACATTTAAAACGTTTTATTTCAATTTCTTCGTTCATTTAACGTTGAACCAGTTTGTTAGTTTTCACTGAGTATCTTGTTCAGTCGTATAAATGAAACCGGGACAGTGATAATGCTACAAAAGACAAAAGCCGGACTCGGGCTGCTCTGCTAAGTTAAAGCCTGAACTAACAACATAAGCTGTCTGGTTATGGTGGCTAGCATGCTAACAAGCTAAGAGTGTTAGCCTTGCCGGCCATGCTCTGCTTGGCCAATTAGGCATAAAAACTGTGCTGTTTAGCGATATGTTTTGGCGACATGTGAAAGATTAGAGCATCACTCATCGTGGGAGCTGATTGATCCAACGCGCCTCCCGTACCCTTGGCTCAAGCGCTCCGCTCTGAGTACATttccaaaaataattttcattcattGCGCTGTGCCGCGCGACAGCAGCAGTAGGGTAATGTCGGTCTCATCTTTTTCCtctgagaaaaaaatctatagaACCACGGTTATCCTCTTAACAGCAGcgtaaaacaaagacaaagtctTATCATCCAGCAACAATATTATAGTGGACTTACACGAGCGGTGATCGCTGAAATCTGGGTTCTCACAGGTCACACAGTCTCTTAGTTCTCCTCCTAGCCAGAAACAAAGAGCGACCTAACCAATTGGTTTTTTTCCCTTCACCCCCCTCTCTTGGTAGATTGTATCGCAGAAGCCGGCCTGTGCGACTCGGTAGCGCCCCCCCTCCACAGTCTAATTTCCCGCATGCCCAGTGAAGGCTCTGCGTTACAGGGAGGTACGAAAGCACGAGAAGCCGGCCGGCGTGGGGGATGGGAGCTCGGGTTGGACACGTTATTATGGATAAGACCGTAAGAAATCCGATTTAACTGCCTGTATTATACCGAAAGTGACTAAATATTTAATaggatgaaaaacaaacaaacaaacaaacacacacacacacacaaaaaaacaaacaaaaaaaaaacaaaacaacggGTAATGGCATCAGAAATAACGACTGTGGTATTTCTAATTTTGCTACACGTTACAGGTTCCTctgataaacaaaacatttgtctaaaaataatctgtttcatACCCGTTTTTAATTGCCTGATTAAttagatgtttatttatatCATAGTGAGTGTTTATACACGCAATTtagaataatgaataaaaacagctttgatGTATCTGAGTTTATTACCACTTACATAAACCAGTACAGGTGAGTGGATAAATCTAACCCTTCACCCCAACAAAGACGTGGCTCTTGGGTGGTAGTGGGGGTGCATTGTGTTGGTTTGAGTTTGCTGGATGGCTACAAATCAATGCTGGGTTCTGATTATTTTGTGCTGACCATACAAGTGATGATGTGTGAAGGAAGAGAGAATTATAGCAGCTAAAATAGCAAAAGCATGAAAAAAGCCCTCAAAAAGTATATTATACCTTTACATTCTatgatattttttaataaataaaaataggtcCTTAACAGATCttcaaaaatcttaaaaataaataaacaaaaaacaaccatcTTAGGCTACTGAAATGGAACGTAATCAGTTCAACTGGAATAGAGGGGTTGCAGGAGAAAtaatctctaaaaaaaaaaaaaaaaaaaggagcatgACTGCACAGCTCAGGgttgaaaagctgcatctgaacaaactgtttaaaacaaTATCCTTTCGACAGATAAATCCAAGTTTGGTCACAATGCACAGCAGCATCTTTGAAAATCGTATGAGTGTTCAATGAATTGAACcaactatataaagaaaaaaaaattaatacctGTAGTGTAGTTCTGCAGAAGGTGATTCCACAAGTTATTGAAACATGGGGTGTGCTCAGTTTATATACTCAGCTTCTTCTTAAGGGTTTtttgtgacagttttttttcttcttattgcAGGTGATATATCTATAACAAAAACTCCCATGGCTGGCTATTAATACTTATAGGAAACTGTAATGTACTTCATATACAAAtatgcttctttttaaaaatgtatatattttttgcaAGTTATTCAATGCAGCATGGTGGAGGCTGTTTGCCATGTGACTTACAAGCTTAAGGACAGTGAGGTTAAGGCAGTAAAAGTCTGTAAGCTGTTACCACCCCATGCTAAGGAGATATTTACAGAGTGCAGACAAAGAAACCaacagaggggggaaaaaaactgggTTTGGTTGGACCTCCAGTATGAGTTGCCCGCTTAGGTTAGGAGATACTGTGTTGAAGGTCTCATGGGGGTAACCTCTTTACTTATACTTGTAGGCACACACTTAACAGCATTCAAGGTAAATAAAAGCACACAAGTCCCAATCTAAATTCTCCCTTTGACACATATTCCACTGGTTGTTTTCCTTAAAACTCacaaaacaggaagcagcaTCATCCAAAATCTGGTGTTttacaaggaagaaaaagatggaacTACATTTGCTTTTTCCTTCTTCCAACTAGCAGTTCAGCTCTCCAGATAAGTTAGCAGATATTATGTTTAGACCTCAAAACGCTGTGAACATCTGCTTTATTTGTTCTCCATTTGTGGTAATCAAATGCCATTTTCGTTTCCTTCTTTCTCAGGTTTAAGGCAGATCTAATTTTGACATACTTTGTAGTCACATGCATCTAGGTGTGGAAGAGCTGAAACCTTTGATGCCATCAAACACTATCTACATCGCCATCCTCTGTGATCATGAACAGACATTTGAGTGTTTTCTCGTATTACAACAGCTCTGTTCCTGCATTCTCCATAGccagaaaagcagcagagacCATGGAGCACAGATTGGCACTGTCTGTGTTCCTGACACTAAAGTTCCTGATAACAGCCTTGGGATGAATCCCATGAGCTTTGACTTTGGCCTTGACATCTAGCATTGGGACTCCTGCTGGCCAGCGAGCCTGACTGCTTGAGACTACCTGCCAGCAGATTATGGTTGCAGAGCACTTTGATGAATTCCTGGTCCTCCTGAGAGCCTGAAGCTGGAGCTAGCGAAGCTAGCCTTAGTTCGCCTCAATATCCGCTCCTCACACAATGTCAATCCCACTGGACGATGCAGTTGAAGCCCAGATTCAAACGTGGATCTGCATGGATTTGCTACTGACTTTTTACTCCAAGTGTTTTGGGAGAAGGCAGAACAGAGATGTAGCTCAGGACCTCCACAGAGATAATCAGATAGAAATGCAGCAAGAAGAAAGGGGCCTCCTGGGCACTTGATAAGACCCTGGTAGACTGATTCAGTCACCATCATGGGCTATCATGTACAGGGTAATCTGACCAAATAGAAGCAAGGGTTCTGCATGCAGCTTGTAATGTCTGAACGTCAGTACCATACACGTGTACTTCCAGTACTATAATCCAGCAATGAGGTCTGTGCTTACATAATGAAAAACTGAGGCCATGTCCACACCTACATGAGTATTTAgccaaatgcagatttttttttaaaatagattttatgtCTTTTGACCACATGCAAATACAAATTTGGACACTTTAGTGATAAAAGTAAAATCTTCCTTGGTTAAGATTTTCTGATTATCTGGCTGTACCATGAATGTGAGGACCAGAGCTTTTGGCTTGTGTCACAATATTTGCAGTTACCTTCTTTTTTGGAAATGGTGCCATGTGGACGCCACTTTTTTGGGGGTATGtaggaaggaaaaactccattTTGCAAAATCCCCATGTTTGTGTGGACATAGCCTGAGAATACAGCGGTTAAATCCAACAGCtgattgttttaaatatattcaaGTGAACAATCtcagaaaagaacaaacaaatatCTTGGAAATGTCCTTTTTAATTATAATCTGACATACATTCAATTAAATGTGAGCACAATATCCCTGTTAAGTGTTTTTCATGAGTGCAATTCCTCTgattcttgttttattattcaagtttaacacattaaactgctgtttttatgaCCTTAAACAGACTGAGATAACATAAACATTCCTCATCCCTTAAAGGCCGTCAGCTGAATGGAATTAATCACTTTGCAgctgaagaaataaataaaactacaaatatgCATGAAAcggaaataaaaatacagtgtaGCTGATACCTGAGCAGTTTGTTCTACCAAACCAAACGGTGTCCTTCTAAAGGACACGAATGTCACATATATGAGGTGGATCTGATCCTTTTGCAGCTCAAAGGAGAACAAACTCGtccatgctgctgctgatgtcgGCCCTCTCCAGTCCGCTTTTCCTCTGAATGTAGGTGATGCTGTTTGTTGGTGTGCTGTGTTCGTCGTCCTCTCGACTTTGTCCCTCTGAAAATATGAACATGGGGTATGTCTCTGCAGATGTGGAGACGGCCTatgggagaaaaggacagaaacaATAACCCAATTCATAGACAACAGAATCAGTCAGAGttacaaatgataaaaaaaaaaaaagatctactATGTGGCCACCAAATCCAATTTGAATTCTATTACATGGTTTAAACCAAACAAGCAGCAGTTTCAGTGACTAGATTATTACAAAGTCGTACCTCATTAACAGATGTGCACAAGGATTCAAACTCCTTTTGTCCTTTTGCATACAATCCTATGGTGCAGCTGGGGTCCATGCGAGAGAAATTCATCTTTCTGGGTTGTTTACAGTGAAACGACTGCAAGTAGCGTAGAAAGCAATCAGATCAGAAAGAGAATGCTAATGAATTATCAATGCATCAATTTAACACTAATACTCGACTTTGTTCTTAATTGAGAAAGTCAGCAAGAGTTATTTGTAGCAGAGAGTTCATGGAAAAACTGTAGACTAACTCAACTAACCCGAGTTAACAgaactgattaaaaaatgtaaatgaacaaaaacaaagaaaagcagagtAAATTTGAAGCCTTGAGTTCTGCATTAGGCCATTGTCATCTTTATGTTTAACCTAGAGATGACCAGGAAGCAAGGATAGAGCAATACGACTAATAATGGCTTGtggatcaaataaaaacattcattgaagaaaaatttgtgtttttggagCCAACTGGGTCTGTAAGACTTGCACATAAGGCACTAAATGGCTTCATATTTCATAACCAGTCGCTATGCCCATCCTTTGTGTCCAATCTAAAGTAATACATAAATGGATGaaaagtaacacacacacaaaaaagaatagATAAAAGAACTAAAAGCAATTCACAGTAGTTTGAGTGCAAAGTATTAAAAAACAATCTTAACTATGTTTCCTtggcttgaaaatatatttccaGGATATTTTCTGATATTTAGAATCTCACACGTATTAATAAATAATCCCTATTTACTACTCTAATGAGCAAAAACATgacttaaataaatgaatgaataaaacaaaaactttaaataacttAATAGATAAGGAATAGAtgaaaaatatagattaaaataacatttaaaataaaaacatgattaagcaaattaatgtaaaataaaatattaaatttataaaacaaactaaaatgtgaattaaaacaaaaaaggaaacaaattttACAAATTATTGTACTAATGAGTTTAAATGTATATCTGACAATGAACATGACAAGCACATAAAGTTTAGCTTTATACATCTGGAAACTTTTCATGTGAGTTAGTGAAGTGGGTGTTTTaagaggaaacaaaacagaacgTCACCACAGGAAGAGAAATGGGACCTCATACCTCTAAGGGAAAGTTCTCCTTTGTCATGTTCACTGTGGGCTGACAGTAGTGAGGGTCCAGGTACAGCAAATTGTCATCTTGTTGCACAGCAGGGccaacaaataacaaaacaagcatatatGCATATAAAGGACTAATCAATTAGTTGATGATCAGTTATCGTGACATAGTATTTATCAAACGTACCCTGGAAACCAATGAAGAACAAAGAGTGTCTTGGTTTGCCACCGATGATGCCAATGCAGGACTGTAACTTCAACAGCTTCTGCAGAAATATTTATCTGTCTTTAATTACTTTAAACTTGTTACTTGTCATCTCAGTTTATACAATATCTGAACATGTAAATACTTTGACGCAGGTGATGTAGGAGGGATTGAGATCTTGTCCTCCAAGTCGAACTGGAACCAGGATGATAACAGACTTCCAGGAATGAGGGTGAGGCCGTTCACACAGCTTCCTCACATCCTGTAGGTAGACTGAACAGAAAGAAAGGGGTCTACAGTATAACGAAGTTCCCACATGGTTTGGTGAATCCTCCAATCTACActtatgtttaagaaaaaacaataaaatgaaagaataaacgTACTGGTGCAATCTTGTGCGACATACACAGCTAGACTGGAAAGGTCTGGTGAAACAGACACAGCTTTTCTGAAACGGGATAACATTCACAGTTACAGCTGgattaaaaatctccttggaaAAACTGGACTTTAAGAGATCAGATCGGGTCTCACTGTAGGATATGTGCCACAATAGATGGACCATACCAGTCCCCAGCCTTCTTCCCAGAGCTTCTGCCCAACTCCACGAGCTGGTGGATACCAAAAGGAGCTTTGGGGTTGTCTGCAAACCAAGATACCACCTTTCTGTGCGTAGCCTCCTTGGGTCTGTCCAGGATGGAGCCCACACTCAGTTTTCGACCTCTCATAATTGTTCTATCTTCTACATTCCAGACCGGCTCTGCGTTGTCTGCAGGACGAACCAGATCCATGTCATCTTTGACCGCCCGGGTCCCCATAGACCAATTCCAATCTGGAAATGATATGAGGACGTTACAAAAgcataattaaacatttaaaagagacAGCACACTTTGTACTAGCTGTTGTTTGCTGGATGTCATCCAATAACTTTCTCTACTTGagtttctttcaaataaataatgatacaACCTGAAAAGAAATCTTAAAAGGCCCCTCCACTAaatgtctatttttttaaattatgttgtaattttttttttataataaaacaaatcatgAGCTAATTCATTCATCAGTGCATCAGTTTTGCTTTAAATTGGAACAGCCTCACCTCCAGTCTTAGAAAAGGCGAGGTCAGTGGTCCACTCAGGACTCACATGTCCTACACAATGATCATGACAATCACGCAATTCACAGTTTTCAAAATCCCCATAACAACTGGTCTATTATGATaattttatcaatatttttttatttcctaaaatagattttatttctcattgtaaaacaaaacaaacccaaaagaaaaaagggaaagattACCCATAAAAgacccataaaaaaaaaaaaaaaaatcaacctcaACCTCATTAGGGGCTGAGTACCCCTAAA from the Melanotaenia boesemani isolate fMelBoe1 chromosome 2, fMelBoe1.pri, whole genome shotgun sequence genome contains:
- the LOC121633857 gene encoding cysteine protease ATG4D-like isoform X1, producing the protein MNPTSSYTRCDVSAAEHYMDDWLFLCPDPAEPLGREVCREDQEAEDKSKFKSKLVSAWNSVKYGWTLKQKSKFSKSSPLIMFGKFYDLKDEGDKECFRRSFASLLWLTYRRGFPKLAGCSLTTDSGWGCVLRTGQMLLARGLILHLMPPDWNWSMGTRAVKDDMDLVRPADNAEPVWNVEDRTIMRGRKLSVGSILDRPKEATHRKVVSWFADNPKAPFGIHQLVELGRSSGKKAGDWYGPSIVAHILQKAVSVSPDLSSLAVYVAQDCTIYLQDVRKLCERPHPHSWKSVIILVPVRLGGQDLNPSYITCVKKLLKLQSCIGIIGGKPRHSLFFIGFQDDNLLYLDPHYCQPTVNMTKENFPLESFHCKQPRKMNFSRMDPSCTIGLYAKGQKEFESLCTSVNEAVSTSAETYPMFIFSEGQSREDDEHSTPTNSITYIQRKSGLERADISSSMDEFVLL
- the LOC121633857 gene encoding cysteine protease ATG4D-like isoform X2, with protein sequence MNPTSSYTRCDVSAAEHYMDDWLFLCPDPAEPLGREVCREDQEAEDKSKFKSKLVSAWNSVKYGWTLKQKSKFSKSSPLIMFGKFYDLKDEGDKECFRRSFASLLWLTYRRGFPKLAGCSLTTDSGWGCVLRTGQMLLARGLILHLMPPDWNWSMGTRAVKDDMDLVRPADNAEPVWNVEDRTIMRGRKLSVGSILDRPKEATHRKVVSWFADNPKAPFGIHQLVELGRSSGKKAGDWYGPSIVAHILQKAVSVSPDLSSLAVYVAQDCTIYLQDVRKLCERPHPHSWKSVIILVPVRLGGQDLNPSYITCVKLLKLQSCIGIIGGKPRHSLFFIGFQDDNLLYLDPHYCQPTVNMTKENFPLESFHCKQPRKMNFSRMDPSCTIGLYAKGQKEFESLCTSVNEAVSTSAETYPMFIFSEGQSREDDEHSTPTNSITYIQRKSGLERADISSSMDEFVLL